TGAAGTTGCGAGGGAAATAGCGAAGAACGTAACCAAGACCGTCATCGGAAAGAAGAAGCTCGGGAGTGAGTTTTGGACGGGTGCGTGGGAGCTTTTTGGGCTTTTCGACGGCGGATCTAGGAACAGAAGGTTTGAAGGAAGAGGAAGGAGGAGGTGGAGGAAGATCATCGGTGGTTTTGGAGGAATTAGGGTTTGGATTGGGGGCGGAGAAAGGACAGTCGCGTGACCAGTGACCTGGTcttccacatttgtaacaacctGTTGCTGTTCCTGccattttctcttctttcttctctctcAGAGAAGATTAAAATTGGGATCGATTTATTATTTAAGTTTAAGCTTAAAGAAGAAGATTAAGATTTTTGCTCTCAGTACTTGCGCGGGAAAGAAATGCCGGGAAACCGATtaggtttattatttttttttgtttttggtggtCATGATATGGGAGGCCAGATAATCTCCATTTCGGCAATTAATGACaatctccttttcttttcataaCCAGTTGACACAtggaaaaatgaaaatgaatggcTCAGATTTAAAATGGAATAGGAAACGAAAAGACGCGCTCTTGTTCTTCATTCTTGACAGAATTTCGCTTATTGGTTGTCCTCAAGTTTCACACTGCCGTCGTCATCGCCGCTTGTTGCTCCTTCCAAGTTTCACTACTTTCTCGTCATCACTCTGCTGGTTGTTGTTCCGTCGTCATTTTTCCTCTTATCGTTATGTCTCTTCTACTGTTTTCTGCTCTGCCACTTTGTCTCATGTATGTGTTCTCCttttttataacataatatgTGTTCTGTCACGAATCTGGTGGTACTATGTTTTGTTTCCAAATGTTGCTGTCATTTATTTAACATTTGAAGATTTCTTTGTTTTAATCTTTCTTTTCGTTGAGGACGTATGAAGTAGTTATAATATACCATTAAGTAGTTACAATTGGTTTTTTCTATAATGTTTTGCAACACTTAGATAGTTTATGAAGTCATTGGTTCTTATTTGTCAGAAAATATGAATGGGTCCTCAACTCCAATAGCTGAAGGTGTACAACAATTGGTGAACAATATCCAAGTAAATATTGTGGAACATAGATTAATTATATACCGCACTTAGAAATGGAATTTGAATCCGAGGTAGCAacttatgatttttataatgagTATAGCAAGAAAATGGGGTTCAGAATTCGCCGCGAATATGGGAATAAAAGCAAAATTGATGGAGTTCTAACTTCCAGAAGATTCACATGCTTCAAAGAGGGTAATCGAGGTGTTGACAAGCGAGATTACTTGACAAAAGAGCCTAGAGCAGAAACAAGAACTGGATGTCAAGCACGCATGGTTATTTCGCTTGATCGGAAGATTGGAAAATACAAGGTTGTTGACTTTGTTGCTCAACACAATCACATGCTTCAACCAAATGAGTATGTTCATATGTTGCAATGTCAtcctctacttaagtagtggactaTCTTTTTACATCTCGGGTTCTCATATTCATAAAGTTGCAATGAGAATTTATAAAGGTTTTGTGTTGTTGAATTATGGGAGGTGAAGAGAGATACAATTGAagccaaaaaaatttattttgatgtttgttGAAAGAgcgatttttttttggaataactTGATAATGTTTTGCAGAGGATGTGTGTTTTTTGTTTCCATTAAAGGAAGTAGTCTATTGTGTTTTCTAAACTGGCAGGATCGATAACAAGTACAATATTTTCTAAACTGGCACCAATAAGTGAGGGTGTGTTCAATAGCCTATGACAAAGAGTTTGTCACCAGTATTGCTCATGTTGTTTACACATGAAGtgacaaaaactaacaaaaactaaactaattgaaaatgaaagaaaaaatagaagaaaagagAGGGGGAAAGGTGAAGAAAAGAGGTGGGTGAGGAGGGAATTTATAGATTTGTTGGCTGTCTCCCACCGGCCAATGTCATGTCATGGTCGCACAAGTGGTCAATCAAAATTGGCCACTTGACACCCCTTTAACTGATGTAGCATACTTAATCACTAAcgagttcgctacttaagtaacagacatataatttctcatttttatcgCATTTGCTACTTGAGTAGTGGaaagacaaaattgaaaatgagaAGAGAAAACGAGAATCATGGGGGTGCAAAAAGAAATTCACATAACTAGTGTTTCATGATCCTAATGATGCTCACAAAGCATATTGTCCAACATTATAAGAGAATTACTTTTGGCACCCTCGTGCTTCTCGTGCGCCCTGCTAGTTTCCAATTTTGCCTTTCCGCTACTTAAACTTAAGTAGctgacgttataaaaatgataaattttggagaaattttGAAAACACCATCCACTACCTATCTAGTAGACAGGTTCGCTACTTAAGTGCGGACCGGTCGGTGGTCAAATCTTCTACACCGGTAAAAGGTCTGCCAAGTGGCCAATTTAATTGGCCACTTGTGCGGCCATGAAGCCAATCAAGAAAAAGAGATGTGTGTGGCCAATTTAATCACTCACCTCTTCTCTTCACCTTTCCTCCCCTCTTTGATCCACCATTTGCATCGGCATGTTGTAGTCAACATCTTTAAATCTGACATGTTGCAAATAAATATGtgtgttaaaaaattaatattttatacttGAATAATGTCCCACTCTCATAGAAGAGATAATTCAGGACAACCTTCTTTAATTACATCAGcttcatcaaaattcaaacgtTTCTAATGAGTGTGAATTTCAGACTGACAAATGGATTTACCCTCCATAATAGTCTTGGTAAGTGAACACGCGCACCACAACCCATATATTGTCCTATTCAAACAACCACACACTTTGATTTATCTGTACCATCTTCTTCCACCCAAGCTACCTCATCCGCAAGACGTTTAAGTGCTTCTTATAAACATTTCCTTGCACATGGGACCACGACATCTTTCCTTTGaatctcttatttattttttttgttgtagaaATAATGCTAGTTTCAAATGACTGGTGTATCTCGAACATCTACAACATCATAATTTGACTGATGGATTTCCAATTTTTACAGATGTTCCCCAAACTATTCGCAAGATACCTTTTCAACCGGATGTGAGTAGACTCGACCTTGTTTGTAGTTATGTTTCGGAAATTTGGTTTGTTTGTAGTCCCCTCCACATATTCAACAAAATTCGGAAACTTTGCACATCCTTCTCTGACTGAACATATGGGCGGAATCCGCATATGTTTCTCCAAATCTGAGTCCACTATATTGTCTCAAGTCTCTATGATTTTTTTCACACCTCatttacttaagtagcgaattatattttacatattttatACCCGTGAACACTCTTGTTATTTAAATAACGAGGaagaaattttgaaatttcaagagGGATCGAGAAAATCAGGGAATGTGAAAAgaaacacactcttttttaacGTTAACATACATATAATTtcatttaactattttttttttttgacagtatctaccttatattttaaataaacccTATATCATATCTAAACTCAATTATAATTTATGTAaagctaatttagcttcttcaaaaaaaaatattataatttatgtaAATAAGATAAGATACTCAAGTTTAATTAGACTCGAGAATATCACCAAGTTTATTTGTGTTTAGAGTCAAATTTAGGTCTAAAAATTAGACTACCAAAATTTAGAATTGAGTGAAGAACTCTGTGAGGGAGTACTTTTCAACTTGTAGTGAATAATTTTCCCTTGTTAGTTTCACCTAGCCGTTTGAGGCCggcttttaattaattttcttctttGAAGTAGTAATTATTTTCCCTTAAATAAAACAAGGCCGGCGGAAAATCCAAATAGAATTACTGGTAATATTCTACTCCCATTGCTATATTATTACcactatttctatttttataggTACTATGCTATAATTCTATTTACTAGTATAATCCTATTGCTATAGTATTTTTGTTGTCAATCTAAATATGGAAATTTagtatttaatgatataaaatattttctccAGTCCTATACATACCGATGATTAGGGAGCAAATAGTAATTTTGTTCCTTAAATGTGAGAGGtgctgtaattttttttttttttttttgacaaaagtaaTTATACTTtttgaatgtatcaaaattattataaatatatttttagtgtctcttttgttaataatttgatGGATTGAACAAATAAATGGAAATCACATTTGATGGCGAAATTAACTGAATAACAATATATTTATGAATCAAAATAACTAACAAAAGAGACACTTGTAAATATATTTAGAATTTTAATATATTCATAGATGAATATACCAACCAACAAGTTACATTTGAAGATCAAAATAGTGTTTTGCTTATTAATATAGATATATGGTGGCAGAATCTTCAAACATTTCAACTAAAAGCAATTGACCACCTCACAAATCATGGCCCTTAAATTAAACTCCCTATGGatatatgaaaacaaaaaacaattatcaTAATATCTCATTTTACAATGTTCCACTACTCAACCTCAAACAAAATAGATCTTTGAAAAAGTCCAAATGTATACATACTTCTACATGTACGTACGTAGCACTATGTATCTACACCCTTTGTTTACAATCAAAGCaattataaacagctaatttgATGGTGTATTATCTAATTCAATATTAATGAATCTTGATGTTGACTCACaagaaaaactttttgtttttttcattctCATATACTCTTCCAAAAGCATGCTTTCAAAACCGGGCATGTTGATGtcaataattttcttttcttttctagaactagaataaattatttaaaatagttttttatttaataaaaatattgagaAGTAAAGCAATAGTAAGCTAACTAAGACTTGGAGTTCACGTAGTTAGTGAACTCCCTTCAGGACAAATCGTTCGGAAGAATTcgagtttgatttttggttGGAACTATTCTTTATCAGACTTTATTTAACTTATAGCCAAACTCTGAACTATCGATAGTCCCCATagagttaaaaaaaacaatagtaGCTAGCTAGCTACAGTAATTAAACACATGACACTTGCTTGTTTTCTCAAGTCTCTTTTcattatatatagagagagtGTGTCTTGTGAGAGAAATAATCTATCTaatcttataagttataagatAAGATGGGTTTGTGttcaattattataaatttaaatggttttattCTTCTTATTCTTGTTGTATGTTGGAACAAACAAGTTTATGGTTATGGTGTGACAGAGCAAGAAGAAGACAGAGTGTATGAATTACCAGGGCAACCTTTGGTGAATTTCAAACAATATTCTGGTTATATTACTGTTAATGAAAGTCATGGAAGAGCACTGTTTTATTGGTTCTTTGAATCTTATGATCAACCTCAACAAAAAcctcttcttctttggctcaatggaggtattttattttttatttttttttatttcagtaATAACTCTTCTCTTAATCTTAAGATTTAGAATTTACATGAcaattatgttatttatttatttaactatGAAAAATTGTGTATAAGATTACACAAAGATGATAAAATCTTACAAAATAGAAGTGTGAATCATTGGAGAAAAGGTTTTAGAAATAGTTTCGGATTAAATTTCAACCGCGAAACTAAATTTCTACCCTCTCGTTATAAGTTATAAtattatgttaatatttttctttgctACGAGTTATTAGCAAAATATTCGCGCATTCGCATGAATGGTTGTGATGTTGCTAGGTAGTTTGAAATTGACATGTATCTTTATATCTTTAAAAACAATTATCACATTTTAAATAAGTGTTATAAtcaattactccctccgtcccaaaatataagcaaatatgggtcaaagaaacttgatgtatttggttaaagatttggatcaaatatattcacttttgttgacctacttttgcttatattttgggacggatgaagtatTGATTAATAAATTTGAGATGAATACTATGACATAACAAATTGTGAATTTGTTGAAACATACGTAGTATGtgttttctttatattattttcactttattatattatttttttaattattttaaattgtagTAAACTACAAGGAGATGATG
This portion of the Trifolium pratense cultivar HEN17-A07 linkage group LG3, ARS_RC_1.1, whole genome shotgun sequence genome encodes:
- the LOC123914830 gene encoding protein FAR1-RELATED SEQUENCE 5-like, encoding MEFESEVATYDFYNEYSKKMGFRIRREYGNKSKIDGVLTSRRFTCFKEGNRGVDKRDYLTKEPRAETRTGCQARMVISLDRKIGKYKVVDFVAQHNHMLQPNEYVHMLQCHPLLK